Proteins co-encoded in one Paracrocinitomix mangrovi genomic window:
- a CDS encoding endonuclease/exonuclease/phosphatase family protein, with amino-acid sequence MRKLNFLIVLIAANLLISNAATAQNQKKSYQIACVGFYNLENLFDYWDDTLIRDEEYLPDGAKGWDSTRYVTKLEHMSRVISEIGTKYTPDGAAVLGVCEVENKGVLEDLVNMPSIKDRNYKIVHYDSPDARGVDVGLLYQEKYFKVKNSTKYPLNFQDDDGKVRHTRDQLVVTGEMQGEDVSIIVCHWPSRWGGQKASEPRRVEAAKVSRRIIDSLQTLNADSKIILMGDLNDDPVNVSMTEYVRAKGKKGKLKKGDLYNTMWDHYKKGNGTLAYRDAWNLFDQIVITQPFLKEDATKYILHVAEVYSQPYMIQQEGQYAGYPLRTHAGGKWTNGYSDHFPSYIILKKYAN; translated from the coding sequence ATGAGAAAACTTAACTTTCTAATCGTACTGATAGCTGCTAATTTGCTGATTTCTAACGCGGCTACAGCTCAAAATCAAAAGAAATCATACCAGATTGCTTGCGTTGGTTTTTACAACCTTGAAAATCTTTTTGACTATTGGGATGATACTTTGATTCGAGATGAAGAGTATTTGCCGGATGGTGCAAAAGGTTGGGATTCTACCAGATATGTTACCAAATTAGAGCATATGTCTAGAGTGATCAGTGAAATTGGAACAAAGTATACGCCAGATGGAGCTGCAGTTTTAGGAGTTTGTGAGGTTGAGAATAAAGGAGTGTTGGAAGATTTGGTAAACATGCCTTCTATTAAGGATAGAAATTACAAAATCGTGCATTATGATTCGCCAGATGCAAGGGGAGTTGATGTGGGATTATTATATCAAGAGAAATATTTTAAGGTAAAAAACAGTACAAAATATCCTTTAAACTTTCAAGATGATGACGGCAAAGTAAGACATACCAGAGATCAGTTAGTGGTGACAGGAGAAATGCAAGGAGAAGATGTTTCTATTATTGTTTGTCACTGGCCTTCAAGATGGGGAGGACAAAAAGCATCAGAACCAAGAAGAGTTGAAGCTGCAAAAGTTAGTAGAAGAATTATCGATTCATTACAGACACTTAATGCGGATTCAAAAATCATCTTAATGGGCGATTTAAATGATGATCCTGTAAATGTTTCAATGACTGAATATGTTCGTGCAAAGGGAAAGAAAGGTAAATTGAAAAAAGGAGATTTGTACAATACAATGTGGGATCATTATAAAAAAGGTAACGGTACTTTGGCTTACAGAGATGCATGGAACCTTTTTGATCAAATTGTAATTACCCAGCCATTTTTAAAAGAAGATGCTACTAAATACATTCTTCATGTAGCAGAAGTATACAGCCAACCTTATATGATTCAACAAGAGGGACAATATGCTGGATATCCATTAAGAACACATGCCGGAGGTAAGTGGACCAACGGATATTCTGATCACTTTCCTTCTTACATCATTTTGAAGAAATACGCTAATTAA
- a CDS encoding 5'-nucleotidase C-terminal domain-containing protein, protein MKTLFYSFFLSGLILSCGTQKIADYKSNSVEIDSTAAESDLDSMINPYRLSMEEEMNKVIGFAGNALEKFAPESPLGNFAADAAYEAGLEYGLKTTDIGSDKLKKSLCLLNFGGLRAPINKGSITVGNIYELMPFDNIVTLVQISGDKMKELCDYLYEHNGQPVSNATFDLKNDDYKVTIGGEPYRFDEDVVIITSDYLASGGDHMDFFKEPIKKWDSGIFLRDVFIDYVKVKRDLGDYPNEGRMKITKE, encoded by the coding sequence ATGAAGACGCTTTTCTATAGCTTCTTTTTATCTGGATTAATCCTTTCTTGTGGGACACAAAAGATTGCTGATTATAAAAGCAATAGCGTTGAAATTGACAGTACTGCTGCTGAAAGTGATTTGGATTCAATGATCAATCCATATCGCCTTTCAATGGAAGAAGAAATGAATAAAGTGATTGGATTTGCGGGAAATGCCCTGGAAAAATTCGCGCCTGAATCACCTCTTGGAAATTTTGCTGCTGATGCGGCGTATGAAGCCGGTTTGGAATATGGTTTGAAAACCACAGATATTGGTTCAGATAAACTTAAAAAATCTCTGTGCTTATTGAATTTTGGAGGTCTAAGAGCTCCGATAAATAAAGGATCAATTACAGTTGGAAACATATATGAATTAATGCCTTTTGATAATATCGTTACCCTTGTTCAAATAAGCGGGGATAAAATGAAAGAATTGTGTGATTACCTATATGAACACAACGGTCAACCGGTATCTAATGCCACATTTGATCTAAAGAATGATGATTATAAAGTGACAATTGGTGGAGAACCTTATCGCTTTGACGAAGATGTTGTAATCATTACATCAGACTATTTAGCTAGTGGAGGAGATCATATGGATTTTTTCAAAGAGCCAATTAAAAAATGGGATTCAGGCATCTTTTTAAGAGATGTTTTTATTGATTATGTGAAAGTGAAAAGGGATTTGGGAGACTATCCTAATGAAGGGAGAATGAAAATTACAAAAGAGTAG